Genomic DNA from Methanocalculus natronophilus:
CTGCTCTAATGAAAGACCGGGTGTGTTTTTCCCAAATACATCGGTGTATACAGCCGAAAATCCCATCTCCCGGGCTGCCATGGTGACAACCCGGTTGAAGACCGAGTCGGGGGCAACCAGTATTGACGGCCTTCGTCCGGAAAAATCCTCAATCAATGACCGGTGCTGATCCACCTGGAACCGGTACTCTTCCCTCTCCCGGAAGAGGGGGATAACAGACTGGTAATATGATTCGGCAAGGGGTTCTGCCTGCCTGTGGGTAATGGCATCCCGGAGCAGATCAGAGAGGTTTTGATCTGCTTCAGTCAGTTCTCCGAGCAGGAGTCCTGATACAAGAAAACTGCAGGAGAAACCTTCATCCATCATCCTGAGCAGGAGCTCCGTAGTCGGGGTATAACTTGATGCCGAGAGGCGACGGAGACGTTTCTCTTCCTCTGCCCGGGAGAACAAAGAGGTATCTCGTCCTTGTTTACCTCTCCCTGAAGCATAGAGGGGATCGACCCTTTGCTGGTGACGGAGGAGAAAGGTCATGCAGACCCGTGGAAGACCCTGAGCCTCACCGCGCATGATTGATGGATTAGGAAAGGAGTACTATAATATACTATTTGTATAATAGGGATCACACGAATAATGCCCTCAGATCTGCTATTGAAGGCAGAATCATATCCGGTTGAATCCCTGACTCCTCCAGGACACGATCAGTATATTTGCCTGTCTGCACGAGCACCCCGAGAAGACCGGCATCCTGTGCACCACCGACATCTGACCTGATATCATCACCTATCATCGCAGTCGATCCGGGACTGCTTCCCATTTGGGAACAGGCAGCACGGAAGGCATCGGGAGAGGGTTTTCCCAAGATACGGGCGGTCTTTCCTGTTGCATACTCAAGTGCTGCGACAAACGGGCCGGCTGCGAGGCTGAGACCGTCTGCTGCCATCCAGTACCTGTCCCGTTCGAGAGCAATTGGCAGTGCGCCATCATGGATCTCACGAAACGCGGCATTGAGCACCTGGTAGGTAAATCCCTCCCCGGCATCCCCGATGATGACTGCGTCCACGCCTTCCCCGGTATCGGTGATGCCTGCATCAAGAAACTCTGATCGGGCAGATTCGGTCATCAGGAGGCGGCATGTCGTGATACCTTCCTCTTCGAGGAGACTGAGGGCTGCAACAACTGGTGTCTGGAGCTGATCAATGGAGATCGTGACGCCGGCTTTCCTGAGCCGCTCAGCAATCTCTTTTCTGCTTCGTTGCGTGGAGTTTGAGATATAGCGGTAGGGAATCCCCTGATCAATGAGCCACCGGATCGCTTCAGGTGCACCGGGAACGGTTTGGTCGCCAACCACGAGTACACCATCAATATCAAGTAAGAGTGCGTCTACCTTCATGAGAATCAATCCATCCTGTTTTGCATTTTCTTTTTTTTTGCATACCAGTATCCCGGCATAAAAGAATTATCGCCGCTGATATCTTAAGCAGCATGCCCGGATCACTTTCACCCTTCGCTCGCGGAGTTTATCCCTGATTACTCTGACAGGTTAACTAGTATGGGACGAACTGCTTGGGCGTTTCAGGATGCGGGTTCGTTCTGGCGGCAGAGGATCAGCGCTACACCGGAATACCCGGTGATTGAGCATGATAATCGCTTCCGGGCAAATCTTGCACGTTCACCCGTCTATGCTTCAACATACCAGGCCTGTAAACGAGAACGGGAGGCGCTCCTGAACGCATATGAGGGGATTGACCTTCCGGAGTGTCTTGCAGGAACTGAGATCTCAACAAAAGAGGGAACCTGCTATGTGATCAGAGACAGACCCAGGTTTTCCGGGTTTGCCCCCGATACAATCCCGGTATATGATCATCTCATCCGCCGTCTCAGGCTTGTTCCGGGTATCGGACCTGTCCGCGAGAGGATGCTGAAAGAGAAGGGATGCAGAACCATCCGCGACCTCCTCTATATACGACGGTTCCGGCATTATGCAGACGAGGTTCTCAAAATCCTTGATGCCGGGGATCCAAAAGAGATTCGGGCTTTGATTCGTTCACGGTTTGGACCAGCAGATATCGATATGATCCTCGCATCCACGCTCATCCCAAAAGAGACCTTTGTCTTCCTTGATATTGAGACACTCGGCGTCTTCTCCCGGCCCGTCTTTCTGATCGGATCAGCAGTTATCACCGGAGAGCACATACAGCTCAGCCAGTTTCTTGCCAGGGATATCGATGAAGAGCTGCCCGCACTCCTCGCATGGGAACAGTCCCTTCCACGGGATGCTGTGATCATCAGTTATAACGGACGATCATTTGATGTACCGTACCTTGCTGACCGGTTCGCCTTCTATGGTCATGACCGCCAATCTCCGGATCAGCAGATCGATCTCCTCCATATCACGCGAAGAGTGCTTGGGATGGACCTCCCGGACTGCCGGCTCGGAACCGTCGAAGAGAAGATCCTCGGTATCGCCAGGGAATCAGATCTCCCCGGTGCAATGGTTCCGGAATCCTATGATATCTACCGGCGGACAAAGAATCCGGGACCTCTTATCCCGGTCATAAATCATAACCGGCAGGATGTCCTCTCTCTTGTCTCTCTCTACAGCCATTACCGGGAGATGACGGCGTGACTGCTTCTCTTCTGAGGACCCTCACAGACCGGTTTGGTGCGATTGATTGCGCGCTGTATACCACGAAGCTCCCCGGACGGGAGGCAGCATATACAGATACCCCCGACAGGCTCAATCCACGTCTCAAAGAGTATCTTCATACACAAAAGATCTCCATATACACCCACCAGGCAGAAACGTACGAAGCATTGGCTGCAGGTTGGGATTGTATCCTGGCAACAAAAACAGCATCCGGAAAGACACTGGCATTTGCACTCCCAATCTTTGACCGGCTCATGTGTGATCCGGATGCAACGGCACTCCTTCTGTACCCGACAAAAGCACTTGCCCGCGACCAGCTTGCCACATTCAGGGAGATTGATGCAGCCATAGGCGCAGGCACACGGCCTGCTGTCTATGACGGGGATACGCCCCGTTCTGCCCGTCCCGGCATCAGGGCATCATCCCGGATCATCATCTCGAATATGCACGAGATCCACCATATTCTCCCCTGGCGGAAACAGTGGGCTGATTTCTTTGGTGAACTCTCCTTCATCGTCATCGATGAGGCACACCGGTACCGGGGAGTCTTCGGGTCGCATATCGCCCAGCTGATCCGCCGCCTGAGACGTGTCCTCGCGTTCTATGATGCAGATCCGGCCTTCATCCTTGCAACAGCAACCCTCGGCAATCCCGAAGAGTTCGGATCCGCTCTTATTGGCCGCTCCTGCCGGCTCATCAGTAATGACGGCTCCCCGCAGAACGGGCGGACAATCCTCTTCTATAATCCATATGCCCGCGACCCCGCGGCCTCCCTTATCCAGGAGACAGCAGATCTCTTCGCACTCTCGCTTGGGGAAGGCCACCAGACGATCTGCTTCTCACCATCCAGACGGCTTGCAGAGGTGATTGCTCTGCGGGCAAGGGATGGGTATGCTCATGATCCCAGGCTCAGAGCCGATATCCTGGCATACCGGGCAGGGTATCTTCCGGAAGAGCGACGGGAGATTGAGGTTGCCATGAAGAGCGGAAGACTGAGAGGGATCGTCACCACGAATGCGCTCGAGCTCGGGATTGATATCGGGACACTTGATACGGTTGTGATGGCGGGATACCCCGGCACCACTCTCTCCTTCTGGCAGCAGGCCGGGCGGGCAGGGAGGAGCGGATCTGACAGTCTCGTTGCCATGGTTGCACGGTATGATCCAATCGACCAGTACTACATGCACCATCCGGACCGCTTCTTCAATACCGCATATGAACATGCCGCAATCGACCTTGAAAACCCCATTGCCCTCTCCGGCCATCTCCTCTGTGCGGCAGCGGAACTGCCGGTCTCCAATGGTGACAGCAGCTACTTTGGCCCGCATACAGCAGACTATCTTGCATCGCTTGCAGACGAGGGGCTGATTGCACGCACCGGGAAGGGATATGTCTATGCAGGGCCTGCACGGGCAACTGAACTGGTATCGTTGACAGGATCAGGTTCCGGCGGATACCGGATCACGCTGAACGGGAGGCTTATTGAGACGATGGACGAGTCGCAGGCGTATCGTGAGGCTTATCCGGGCGCAATCCTCCTCCACCAGGGGGAGAGTTATATTGTCAGGTCAGTTGACCGGAGAGACCATCAGATCCGGGTTGAGCAGACCGATCTGGACTACCATACACGGCCACTGATGAGAAAAGACGTCAGCGTTGACCGGATCATCAAATCAGCCTCTCATGCTGGCATTCAGCTCCTGTTTGCAGGAGTGACCGTCACCGAAGATCTGTATGGGTTTCGGATCGTCAGGTACGACCGCGTGATCGGTTCTTCCGAGGTGGATGCCCCGCCGCTCTCGTTTCCGACACAGGGGCTTCTGATTGGCGTTGATGAGGAGATGCTGGCAGGTTACGGAATTACAAATCCCGATGGCGCCCTCCATGCAGCCGAACATGCGCTGATCGCAGCAATGCCCGGTGTCGTCCTCTGTGACAGGTATGATATCGGCGGGCTCTCGACATCAAGTCATCCGGCAGCAGCGGGGCCTGCCGTCATCATCTATGACGGGTATCTCGGGGGTGCCGGGCTCGCGGCAAAGGCCTATGATCTCATCGGTTCGATCATTGCCCTTGCCGGGGAAATTGTCACGGAATGCCGGTGCATCGACGGCTGCCCCGCCTGCATCTTCTCGCCGAAATGCGGCAACGACAACCAGCCCCTTGACAAGGAGGGTGCAAAGGTGCTGCTTCGGTTGCTTTTGCTTATTCTGCAACAACCCTGCTCTCCACCGTCATGAAGATCGGGCCCCGGAGATCGATCTTCTTCTGGTTATCCGTCACGTAGCGCATCGCGTGCTCCTCGATGCGAATATTCACATCAGATGGGAGTTTTGCCATCTTCACCTGCACGGTTGTGCCTTCCCCGCACCGGGCTGCCTCCTCGATCCGGGCAGCTGCGAGGAGCGAGACCGAATCGACAAACCGGATGCCGGTTGCTATACCGTTTGCCCTGACAGATGCAAACTTCTCTGTATCGGGCACTCCGAGAATTGCACCGTCATGGATGAAGATCTCGTTTCCGCAGGCGGGGCCAAGCAGTCTGGAGTTCTCTTCAGGTTCGGTGACAGAGACATCAATTGCCGTTCCCGAAATCTCACCTGACCAGACCGGAAATGAGCAGGGCGAGGGATCTGCTGCATGAGCTGTTGCGACTGCTGCGATTGTTTTTGCCAGCACCCGTCCGGTTTCTGTGACCGGTTCCTCACGCACCCGGACAAAACGGGCAAGATCATGATCTGTTAATCCGGGTGGATAGAACTGGCCGTAGCTGAGTTTCCTGACATCATCTGCATGGTGGATGATCATTGCAAGCCGCTCAACGCCAAGACCCAGGTTCATCACCGGAACACCGACCCCGTACTCGCCAAGTGCAGACGGGGAGTAAATCCCAAAGGTAGCGACCTCCACCCAGTCATGCACCGGGTGGCGGGCATACACCTCGGTCTGGGTACCCGGCATATAGTATTTTGAACGCTTCTCATCAGGCCGGAACTCAAAGTCGGTGAACCCGAAGGCTGAGAGCAGGCCTTCGGCAACAGCCATTCCCTCATCAAGAGTTACTTCCTCGCCTGCAACGATGCAGGATGCGGAATGGTAGCTCATCAGCCGTGTCGGGCCTTCCTCCTGTTCCCTCCGGAAACACCGGTCAATCGAGAAGAGCCGGATCGGGTGGGGCAGCCGGTCGGCAGATTCGCCAAGCGACATGAACCACCCGGACGTCATGTGGGATCTGAGGGTGGAGCGGGAACATTCAGGCGCAAGTTCCCGGAACTCAGGGAAGACCGCATCCAGGATATGGACAACCATCGCATCATCGATATCGAGGACAAGAGACAGCGCGTGGGTGAGATCGTCGCCATCCACATCACCTTTCTTATAGGCATGCAGGGTGTTTCTGAGTGCATCTTCGGTCTCTTTGCTGACAGTGGATCCAATTATACTCTCGATCCCCTCAATCTGCTTCCGTGCGATCCCGACATTGGGGCGGGGCAGGCCACCAAGATAGAAGACCCGGTCCAGTACCGCCATCGCTTCGGGCCCAAACTGCCGGTATACCTCCTGTTCCTCAACGATAACCGGGTTCATCGCCTCGTCAAAGCCCATGGCAAGGTATGCCTGCCTGAGGCGCTGGATGGTGTCATAGACAGGGTGCGGGCGGGCGCGCCTGTACGTATACCGGGGATACTGGCGGGATACTGGCGGGGTGGAGAGTACCCTGACACCGTCATGCCAGGCCCCTTCAAAATCCTCTTTTGCACGTTTTCTAAACTCTTCTGCATCAAATCTCATAGATCCTCCTCAAGGCAGACAACCCGTGAGACCGGGCTCTCGTCACGGATACGGTACCCGGCGGCACGGGCTACCTTCTCTGCAAAAGACCGGACATAGGCGTGGTCAGGCATCTGCTCCATTGCTAATCTGCTTCGACTGTATCCAAGATACATATATCCTTTGATCTCAACGAATGCCGGGTTTGAATCTGCGATGATCTTCCCGTACTGCCCTGGCGAGTGATCATTCAACCCCTTCACAACAGTCGTCCTGATCGCTGATCTCCGGGATGAAAGATACGAGAGGCTCTCCAGCACCTGCTCCCAGTAACCACCCTTTGGGCGGCAAAGAAGCGCATAGGTCTCCTCATCCGGTGCATCCAGCGAGATATAGAGCTGGGTTGGGAACAGATCAGCTACCACCCATGGGCGTGTGCCGTTAGAGACCACAAAAACGGTATAGCCTTCCTCTTTCAGGGAATCAACAAGCCGGGGCAGGTGTGAATAGCATGTCGGTTCACCTGAGAGCGAGATTGCCACCTGGTTCGGGTGATCGGTTGCTGCCTGCCACCGCGCTTCAGTCACGTCGGGATGGGGTTTATAGCCTGCAAGCCCTTTCCGGTGAAGTTTTTTGATCCCTGAGACGATCTCCTCCGGGGCGAGTTCGCGATCATCATTCATCTCATGCTCCATCGAACGCCAGCAGAAGAGACATTGCTGGTTGCAGCGGAGTGTCGGCGTCATCTGGATGCACCGATGGCTCTCGATGCCGTAAAACTGGTGTTTATAGCACATATTGCCGCCCCGAAGCGCCCGTTTGCTCCACATGCAGGGCTTCACGGATGCGGTTGATTCATTTGAGAGGAAGAGGTATCCCTGCTTCCGCAGGGCATCACATGCTTTCAAGCGCATCGATACCAAGAGTCTCTAATGCTTCCCTGAGGGTATTTCTGGTTGCGTCAACCAGACAGAGGCGGGCATCCCTCCTCTCTCCTTCTGCCTTCAGAACAGGGACAAACCTGTAGAATGAATTGAAGAGATCAGCAAGATCCCGGATATATGTTGCGAGAAGATGAGGGCGGAGATCTGTTACCACGGTATCAAGAACCACAGGGAAACGCGCAAGAGCTTTTGCCAGTGCTATCTCGTGGGGATCATCGTAGGTATAGACGTCGGCAAATGATCCTGCTTTTGCCAGGATTGAAGATGCACGTGCGTGGGCATACTGGATATACGGCGCGCTCTGCCGTTCAAAGTCGAGCGCCTGTTTCCAGTCAAAGACAGTGCTCTTCTCAGGCGACACCCGGATGATATCGTACCGGATTGCACCGACTGCAACAGATCGTGCGATCGCCTGCCGTTCATCCTGAGGAAGATCCGGACGACGTTTCGTCACCTCCTCAAAAGCCCTCTGCGTCACTTCACTGATCAGATCATCTGCTGAGATAAATGTCCCCGAACGTGTGCTCATTGCCCCTTCAGGCAGGGATACAAACTCGAAATGAAGAATTTCTGGCGGCCGCTCCCCGATCAGGCGCAGTGTGGCCTGGAGCTGGGATCCGATCAGCTTATGATCGGCTCCGAGGACATCAATGACCCGGTCATAATTTGCATTTTTCCAGATATGATAGGCAAGATCACGGGCTGCATAGACGCTTGTCCCATCAGCACGCCTGAGAACATACTTCTTCTCAAACCCAGACGAAGAGAGATCAAGTGCGAAAAGACCGCCATCATTTTCTGCTTCATCCTGCCGGGAGAGGAGATCCAGTACCCGCTGCATATCACCGATCCTGACAAACGTGCTTTCACGGACATACCGGTCATGATCGGCATTGAGGTGGAGCAGGGTCTCCCTGATTCCTTCAGTGCAGCAGTCAACTGCCTCCCGGAACTCCTGATCGGCAGAGGGATCCCCCTGTTCGATTCCCTTCATCAGCTCTTCAACCCGTATGTTGATCGAAGCGTCTGCTTCAATCGCCCGGTTGGCCTGTACATACACCCTGGCAGTAAAATGGTCACCCTTCTCATCGGGCTTCCTCTCGATCCCAAGTGTGGAGAGACCAAAGACGACGATTGCTATCTGGCGGCCCATATCATTGAGATAATACTGGACCTCAAGCGGATAGCCGGCCTTCCTGAAGGCGCGTGCAAGCGTGTCGCCGATAACCGTATTCCGGATATGGCCAACATGGAGAGGGCCGTTTGGATTTGCACTTGTATGTTCTATTGAAACCCGCTGGTGCTTTTTTTCTCCACTCCCATACCCGGGTTTTCTCGCCATTTCGACTGAAGAACTGACATACTCCGGGCCAAAGACAAAATTCAGGTATGGTCCTGCTGCAGAGATACTAATGCCTTTTAGTTCAGAATTGCCTTTCAGGCGCCCAAGAAGGTCTGCTGCCACCTGTGCAGGCGGTCTCTTCTCCTTTTTTGCAAGTGCGAACGCAACCGTGGATGCAAGATCAGCATGGTCGCCCCCGTCAACAAGGAGAGGATCATGCTCTCCTGTGCATGCTTTCAGCACGCGTCCAATCAGGTCAGCAGTTTCAGAAAACATTATAGCCCTGTCCTGTACCGCAGGATTGCGGCGATACCGCCGAATGCATTATTGAGCATCGCACCTTCCTCAAAGTCATCGGATATGATCTCAACGTTTGTGCTGCTCTGATCGGCGAGCGTTGTTAGTTCATCAATAATATCGGTCTCTTCTTCCAGCTGGAGCGGAGAGGTGCAGTCCGGGCAGTTCCCAAACTCAATATCAGAGGATTTCTTCCCCGGTTCGGTCTTGACAGTACGCTCCTCGCGATAGCCACAGGCACCGCACCTGATATCCAGGCGGACCTCACGGAGCTTATCAGAGAGGAGAAGCGTATCAACAGCACCGGTCTCAAGGTTTTTCCTGATGCTGGCTTCTCCATATGCGGCAAGCCCGTCATCCTTTGTGAGTTCCTTGAAGAACCGT
This window encodes:
- the sepS gene encoding O-phosphoserine--tRNA ligase — translated: MRFDAEEFRKRAKEDFEGAWHDGVRVLSTPPVSRQYPRYTYRRARPHPVYDTIQRLRQAYLAMGFDEAMNPVIVEEQEVYRQFGPEAMAVLDRVFYLGGLPRPNVGIARKQIEGIESIIGSTVSKETEDALRNTLHAYKKGDVDGDDLTHALSLVLDIDDAMVVHILDAVFPEFRELAPECSRSTLRSHMTSGWFMSLGESADRLPHPIRLFSIDRCFRREQEEGPTRLMSYHSASCIVAGEEVTLDEGMAVAEGLLSAFGFTDFEFRPDEKRSKYYMPGTQTEVYARHPVHDWVEVATFGIYSPSALGEYGVGVPVMNLGLGVERLAMIIHHADDVRKLSYGQFYPPGLTDHDLARFVRVREEPVTETGRVLAKTIAAVATAHAADPSPCSFPVWSGEISGTAIDVSVTEPEENSRLLGPACGNEIFIHDGAILGVPDTEKFASVRANGIATGIRFVDSVSLLAAARIEEAARCGEGTTVQVKMAKLPSDVNIRIEEHAMRYVTDNQKKIDLRGPIFMTVESRVVAE
- the argS gene encoding arginine--tRNA ligase; this translates as MFSETADLIGRVLKACTGEHDPLLVDGGDHADLASTVAFALAKKEKRPPAQVAADLLGRLKGNSELKGISISAAGPYLNFVFGPEYVSSSVEMARKPGYGSGEKKHQRVSIEHTSANPNGPLHVGHIRNTVIGDTLARAFRKAGYPLEVQYYLNDMGRQIAIVVFGLSTLGIERKPDEKGDHFTARVYVQANRAIEADASINIRVEELMKGIEQGDPSADQEFREAVDCCTEGIRETLLHLNADHDRYVRESTFVRIGDMQRVLDLLSRQDEAENDGGLFALDLSSSGFEKKYVLRRADGTSVYAARDLAYHIWKNANYDRVIDVLGADHKLIGSQLQATLRLIGERPPEILHFEFVSLPEGAMSTRSGTFISADDLISEVTQRAFEEVTKRRPDLPQDERQAIARSVAVGAIRYDIIRVSPEKSTVFDWKQALDFERQSAPYIQYAHARASSILAKAGSFADVYTYDDPHEIALAKALARFPVVLDTVVTDLRPHLLATYIRDLADLFNSFYRFVPVLKAEGERRDARLCLVDATRNTLREALETLGIDALESM
- the twy1 gene encoding 4-demethylwyosine synthase TYW1 — translated: MRLKACDALRKQGYLFLSNESTASVKPCMWSKRALRGGNMCYKHQFYGIESHRCIQMTPTLRCNQQCLFCWRSMEHEMNDDRELAPEEIVSGIKKLHRKGLAGYKPHPDVTEARWQAATDHPNQVAISLSGEPTCYSHLPRLVDSLKEEGYTVFVVSNGTRPWVVADLFPTQLYISLDAPDEETYALLCRPKGGYWEQVLESLSYLSSRRSAIRTTVVKGLNDHSPGQYGKIIADSNPAFVEIKGYMYLGYSRSRLAMEQMPDHAYVRSFAEKVARAAGYRIRDESPVSRVVCLEEDL
- a CDS encoding TIGR01458 family HAD-type hydrolase: MKVDALLLDIDGVLVVGDQTVPGAPEAIRWLIDQGIPYRYISNSTQRSRKEIAERLRKAGVTISIDQLQTPVVAALSLLEEEGITTCRLLMTESARSEFLDAGITDTGEGVDAVIIGDAGEGFTYQVLNAAFREIHDGALPIALERDRYWMAADGLSLAAGPFVAALEYATGKTARILGKPSPDAFRAACSQMGSSPGSTAMIGDDIRSDVGGAQDAGLLGVLVQTGKYTDRVLEESGIQPDMILPSIADLRALFV
- a CDS encoding ribonuclease H-like domain-containing protein, which produces MGRTAWAFQDAGSFWRQRISATPEYPVIEHDNRFRANLARSPVYASTYQACKREREALLNAYEGIDLPECLAGTEISTKEGTCYVIRDRPRFSGFAPDTIPVYDHLIRRLRLVPGIGPVRERMLKEKGCRTIRDLLYIRRFRHYADEVLKILDAGDPKEIRALIRSRFGPADIDMILASTLIPKETFVFLDIETLGVFSRPVFLIGSAVITGEHIQLSQFLARDIDEELPALLAWEQSLPRDAVIISYNGRSFDVPYLADRFAFYGHDRQSPDQQIDLLHITRRVLGMDLPDCRLGTVEEKILGIARESDLPGAMVPESYDIYRRTKNPGPLIPVINHNRQDVLSLVSLYSHYREMTA
- a CDS encoding DEAD/DEAH box helicase, which translates into the protein MTASLLRTLTDRFGAIDCALYTTKLPGREAAYTDTPDRLNPRLKEYLHTQKISIYTHQAETYEALAAGWDCILATKTASGKTLAFALPIFDRLMCDPDATALLLYPTKALARDQLATFREIDAAIGAGTRPAVYDGDTPRSARPGIRASSRIIISNMHEIHHILPWRKQWADFFGELSFIVIDEAHRYRGVFGSHIAQLIRRLRRVLAFYDADPAFILATATLGNPEEFGSALIGRSCRLISNDGSPQNGRTILFYNPYARDPAASLIQETADLFALSLGEGHQTICFSPSRRLAEVIALRARDGYAHDPRLRADILAYRAGYLPEERREIEVAMKSGRLRGIVTTNALELGIDIGTLDTVVMAGYPGTTLSFWQQAGRAGRSGSDSLVAMVARYDPIDQYYMHHPDRFFNTAYEHAAIDLENPIALSGHLLCAAAELPVSNGDSSYFGPHTADYLASLADEGLIARTGKGYVYAGPARATELVSLTGSGSGGYRITLNGRLIETMDESQAYREAYPGAILLHQGESYIVRSVDRRDHQIRVEQTDLDYHTRPLMRKDVSVDRIIKSASHAGIQLLFAGVTVTEDLYGFRIVRYDRVIGSSEVDAPPLSFPTQGLLIGVDEEMLAGYGITNPDGALHAAEHALIAAMPGVVLCDRYDIGGLSTSSHPAAAGPAVIIYDGYLGGAGLAAKAYDLIGSIIALAGEIVTECRCIDGCPACIFSPKCGNDNQPLDKEGAKVLLRLLLLILQQPCSPPS